One segment of Streptomyces sp. NBC_01463 DNA contains the following:
- a CDS encoding CpaE-like family protein: MTEDVDLLDDLLRLCAAAGAEPEVHHTLPERRGGWEQAPMVLVGDDAAARCRGAARRRGVMLVGRDQDAPDVWRRAVEIGAEYVLRLPDSENWLVDQIANAAEGVGRPALTVGVIGGRGGAGASTLACALAVTAARAGRRTMLIDGDPLGGGIDVLLGGERAEGMRWPDFAHSKGRVGGGALEESLPALHGLRVLSWGRDDWVVIPPQAMQAVLGAARRLGGVVVVDLPRRIDEAVAEALAQLDLGLLVVPGELRAVAAAKRVASMAGMVLGDLRVVARGPYASGLDEQWVASAIGLPLAGELPLEPGLLAEQDMGEPPGGSPRGPLARFCSAFWDRALAGEGAGGQTAGGAS, translated from the coding sequence GTGACCGAGGATGTGGACCTGCTCGACGATCTGCTGAGGCTGTGCGCGGCGGCAGGGGCGGAGCCCGAGGTCCATCACACCCTGCCCGAGCGCCGAGGCGGATGGGAGCAGGCTCCCATGGTTCTCGTGGGGGACGATGCGGCGGCGCGGTGCCGTGGAGCGGCCCGCAGGCGGGGCGTGATGCTCGTCGGACGGGATCAGGATGCGCCCGATGTGTGGCGCAGGGCCGTGGAGATCGGGGCCGAGTATGTGCTGCGGCTACCCGATTCGGAGAACTGGCTGGTCGATCAGATCGCCAATGCGGCCGAGGGGGTCGGCCGTCCCGCCCTGACCGTGGGGGTGATCGGTGGCCGGGGCGGCGCCGGCGCGTCCACGCTGGCCTGCGCGCTCGCTGTGACCGCGGCCAGGGCCGGAAGGCGGACCATGCTGATCGACGGCGACCCGCTGGGCGGCGGCATCGACGTGCTGCTCGGCGGCGAGCGGGCCGAGGGGATGAGGTGGCCTGATTTCGCCCATTCGAAGGGGCGGGTCGGGGGCGGCGCCCTGGAGGAGTCGCTGCCGGCTCTGCACGGGCTGCGCGTGCTCAGCTGGGGGCGTGACGACTGGGTGGTCATTCCGCCGCAGGCCATGCAGGCGGTCCTCGGGGCCGCGCGCAGGCTCGGCGGGGTGGTGGTGGTCGATCTGCCGCGCCGGATCGATGAGGCGGTGGCCGAAGCCCTGGCGCAACTGGACCTCGGACTCTTGGTGGTGCCGGGTGAGTTGCGTGCGGTCGCGGCGGCGAAACGGGTGGCGTCGATGGCCGGGATGGTGCTGGGAGATCTCCGCGTCGTGGCGCGCGGGCCGTACGCATCCGGCCTCGACGAACAGTGGGTGGCCAGTGCCATAGGGCTTCCGCTGGCCGGTGAACTCCCGCTGGAGCCGGGTCTGCTGGCCGAGCAGGACATGGGCGAGCCGCCCGGCGGAAGTCCCCGGGGGCCGCTCGCCAGGTTCTGTTCGGCCTTCTGGGACCGCGCGCTCGCCGGCGAGGGGGCCGGGGGCCAGACCGCGGGCGGGGCGTCATGA
- a CDS encoding oxidoreductase: protein MSTTSSDPLATLGTLPGVTDAVDSVRKAVDRVYGHRVMRRRSNEVTAEAALRGARGSAALSGADWNLEEVRRRTDFSGEGEAHVIGAALRLTAEAGQLLSIWRQSPLRVLARLHLVAAGGAAPDDAVGRPRLAGEPVDEPLIEAPLPGADEVAGRLEGLSGLILSGSEAPALVTAAVVHGELLALRPFGSYNGLVARTAERIVLIGSGLDPKAICPAEVGHAEQGRAAYVAAFEGYLSGAPEGMAAWIAHCGRAAELGVRESTAVCEALQRGAA from the coding sequence ATGAGTACGACTTCATCGGACCCGCTCGCCACTCTGGGCACCCTGCCAGGTGTGACCGATGCGGTGGACTCCGTACGCAAGGCTGTCGACCGGGTATATGGCCACCGCGTCATGCGGCGGCGCAGCAACGAGGTGACCGCTGAGGCGGCCCTGCGGGGCGCCCGGGGGTCGGCTGCGCTCTCCGGCGCGGACTGGAACCTCGAAGAGGTACGCCGCCGCACCGACTTCAGCGGTGAGGGTGAGGCTCACGTGATCGGGGCGGCCCTGCGGTTGACGGCCGAAGCGGGGCAACTGCTCTCCATCTGGCGGCAGTCGCCCCTGCGCGTCCTCGCGAGGCTGCATCTGGTCGCGGCCGGGGGGGCTGCGCCCGACGACGCGGTCGGCCGGCCCCGGCTTGCGGGCGAGCCGGTGGACGAGCCGCTGATCGAGGCGCCTTTGCCGGGCGCCGACGAGGTCGCGGGGCGGCTCGAAGGCCTCAGCGGACTCATTCTTTCGGGGAGTGAGGCACCCGCTCTGGTGACGGCCGCCGTCGTGCACGGCGAACTGCTGGCCCTGCGCCCCTTCGGTTCGTACAACGGTCTTGTGGCGCGGACCGCGGAACGGATCGTGCTGATCGGGAGCGGCCTGGATCCCAAGGCGATCTGCCCGGCCGAGGTCGGCCACGCCGAGCAGGGGCGGGCGGCTTACGTCGCGGCATTCGAGGGATACCTGTCAGGAGCGCCGGAGGGCATGGCCGCCTGGATCGCACACTGCGGACGCGCGGCGGAACTGGGCGTCAGGGAGTCGACGGCGGTGTGCGAGGCGCTTCAGCGCGGAGCCGCGTAG
- a CDS encoding SulP family inorganic anion transporter: MSACVPTRHDHSPRSSRPPRSSGVKRPHSPPPPHRGGRFRISGADLSASITVFLLAVPMSLGLAVAMDAPLEAGLISAAVGGIVAGLLGGTPLQVSGPSAGLTVVTAELIQIYGWRTTCAITIGAGLLQIVLGSLRTARSALAVSPAIVHGTLAGIGVAIALAQLHIVLGGSPESSAVSNALHLPAQLERVGPAAPLIGGLTVAILVLWPRLPGRAGRIMRRVPAALASVVMATAVAAVAAPSIARVDLPSWRSHALPEMPQGPVLGLATAVFTMMLVASLESMLAAVAVDKLAADRTREQSTRLAARSASPATSLTSADSESPESAADSPGAASPQTTLPVKRSDLDRELRAQGIANTVSGLLGGLAVSGGAVRSSANVRAGATGRASTVLHGVWVLVATGLLVTALEWIPLAALGALVMVVGIQMVNFAHIRNVHRHREFLVYGATITGVLLFGVLKGVAIGIAVAVAVALHRLARTRITVSEQNGRHLVAVRGQLTFLAVPRLSRALGQLPHDADVIVELDGFFMDHAAYEMIQDWSNAHAAHGGRVDFTGRFGGRIAEPASAAHSCCRPWTPWRNHHCHDQAPGIGTNTGTTEQPAPTPAPDQDGGTPRAAHTSGTPASEASDHAGQSEPESEPQSHPGQGPETDPARTPDHGPSLGLNHGPSREPDQESGQGRDRGPSHGQDAPPAPNAEHEPSEQEPGKHEPGKQHQPEKADAFTPDHSAAARPRTAGDHRLVSGLSSFQRNTAPLVREELARLAREGQSPSQLFITCADSRLVTSMITASGPGDLFTVRNIGNLVPPPSSEAGDHSVGAAIEYAVDVLGVESITVCGHSGCGAMNALLGARPDSTESSLWRWLRHGFPSLERMASRDRAWARISGRLPADALEQLCLTNVVQQLDHLRAHPSVARRLAEGTLQLHGMYFHVAEAQSYLLTDGAGTGNEPDAVFDPISASASASPGDPANPSDPSDPAAPSDPAHPSGPAHPTDPADSPDPTALAGVAELARTGS; encoded by the coding sequence ATGTCTGCCTGCGTCCCCACTCGTCATGACCATTCGCCCCGCAGTTCGCGCCCTCCCCGTTCCTCGGGAGTGAAGCGACCTCACAGCCCGCCACCGCCGCACCGCGGTGGACGATTCCGCATCTCGGGCGCCGACCTGTCCGCGTCGATCACTGTCTTCCTTCTCGCCGTCCCCATGTCGCTCGGCCTGGCCGTCGCCATGGACGCCCCGCTGGAGGCCGGCCTCATCTCCGCCGCGGTCGGCGGCATCGTCGCCGGACTTCTCGGCGGCACACCCCTCCAGGTCTCCGGCCCGTCCGCCGGACTGACCGTGGTGACAGCCGAGTTGATCCAGATCTACGGCTGGCGCACCACCTGCGCGATCACCATCGGCGCCGGTCTGCTGCAGATCGTGCTGGGCTCGCTGCGGACCGCGCGCAGCGCCCTCGCCGTCAGCCCCGCCATCGTGCACGGCACCCTTGCCGGCATCGGTGTGGCGATCGCGCTCGCGCAGCTGCACATCGTGCTCGGCGGTTCCCCGGAGAGCTCGGCCGTCTCCAACGCCCTGCATCTGCCCGCCCAATTGGAGCGGGTGGGGCCGGCCGCACCACTGATCGGCGGACTCACCGTCGCGATCCTGGTGCTGTGGCCGCGCCTTCCCGGACGGGCTGGGCGGATCATGCGCCGGGTCCCGGCCGCCCTGGCCTCCGTGGTCATGGCGACCGCGGTGGCCGCGGTCGCGGCACCCTCGATCGCCCGGGTCGATCTGCCGTCCTGGCGCTCGCACGCCCTGCCCGAAATGCCTCAGGGGCCCGTGCTCGGCCTGGCCACAGCGGTGTTCACGATGATGCTGGTGGCCAGCCTGGAATCCATGCTCGCCGCCGTCGCCGTGGACAAGCTGGCTGCCGACCGGACGCGCGAGCAGTCGACCAGACTCGCCGCAAGGTCAGCCTCGCCTGCCACATCTCTCACGTCCGCTGACAGCGAGTCCCCCGAGAGCGCCGCCGACAGCCCCGGCGCCGCCTCCCCCCAGACCACACTCCCGGTCAAGCGCTCCGACCTCGACCGGGAACTACGCGCACAAGGCATCGCCAACACCGTCTCCGGCCTTCTCGGCGGACTGGCGGTCTCGGGCGGCGCGGTGCGCAGCTCGGCGAACGTACGGGCCGGAGCGACCGGACGCGCCTCCACGGTGCTGCACGGCGTCTGGGTCCTGGTCGCCACCGGTCTGCTGGTCACCGCACTGGAGTGGATCCCGCTGGCCGCCCTGGGCGCGCTCGTGATGGTGGTCGGCATCCAGATGGTGAACTTCGCTCACATCCGGAACGTCCACAGGCACCGGGAGTTCCTGGTGTACGGCGCGACGATCACGGGCGTGCTGCTCTTCGGCGTGCTCAAGGGCGTGGCGATCGGGATCGCCGTGGCGGTGGCCGTCGCCCTGCACCGGCTGGCCCGGACCCGGATCACCGTGTCCGAGCAGAACGGCCGGCATCTGGTGGCCGTACGGGGCCAGTTGACCTTCCTGGCTGTCCCCCGTCTCAGCAGAGCGCTGGGTCAGTTGCCTCACGATGCCGACGTGATCGTCGAGTTGGACGGCTTCTTCATGGATCACGCGGCGTACGAGATGATCCAGGACTGGAGCAACGCCCATGCCGCCCACGGCGGCCGGGTCGACTTCACCGGCCGGTTCGGAGGCCGCATCGCCGAGCCCGCATCCGCGGCACACTCCTGCTGCCGGCCCTGGACTCCCTGGCGCAACCACCACTGCCACGACCAGGCCCCCGGCATCGGCACCAACACCGGCACAACGGAACAGCCGGCACCAACACCGGCACCGGATCAGGACGGCGGCACGCCCCGGGCCGCCCACACCTCCGGCACGCCCGCCTCCGAAGCCTCCGACCATGCAGGCCAGTCCGAGCCCGAGTCCGAGCCCCAGTCCCATCCGGGGCAAGGGCCAGAAACCGACCCGGCTCGCACACCGGACCACGGACCGAGCCTCGGGCTGAACCACGGGCCGTCCCGCGAACCGGACCAAGAATCCGGCCAAGGACGGGACCGCGGACCATCCCACGGACAGGACGCCCCACCAGCGCCCAACGCCGAGCACGAGCCCAGTGAGCAGGAGCCCGGGAAGCACGAGCCCGGGAAGCAACACCAGCCCGAGAAGGCAGACGCCTTCACGCCCGACCACTCGGCGGCGGCCCGGCCGCGCACGGCCGGCGATCACCGTCTGGTCAGTGGCCTCAGCTCGTTCCAGCGCAACACGGCACCGCTGGTCCGTGAGGAGCTGGCGAGACTCGCCCGGGAGGGGCAGAGCCCCTCGCAGCTGTTCATCACCTGCGCGGATTCACGCCTTGTGACGAGCATGATCACGGCAAGTGGCCCGGGCGATCTGTTCACCGTGCGCAACATCGGCAACCTGGTGCCGCCGCCCTCGTCCGAGGCCGGTGACCACTCGGTCGGTGCGGCCATCGAGTACGCGGTGGACGTGCTGGGAGTCGAGTCCATCACCGTCTGCGGACACTCCGGCTGCGGCGCGATGAACGCGCTGCTGGGCGCCAGGCCGGACAGCACGGAAAGCTCGCTCTGGCGCTGGCTCCGGCACGGGTTCCCCAGCCTGGAGAGGATGGCCTCGCGGGACCGTGCATGGGCCCGGATCTCCGGTCGGCTGCCCGCCGATGCGCTGGAGCAGCTGTGCCTCACCAACGTGGTCCAGCAACTCGACCATCTGCGGGCCCATCCATCCGTGGCACGCCGCCTCGCGGAAGGAACCCTCCAGCTCCACGGGATGTACTTCCATGTGGCCGAGGCGCAGTCGTATCTGCTGACCGACGGGGCGGGTACGGGCAATGAGCCCGACGCGGTGTTCGACCCGATCAGCGCGTCCGCATCTGCCTCCCCGGGCGATCCGGCCAATCCGTCTGACCCATCTGATCCAGCTGCCCCATCCGATCCGGCCCATCCATCCGGTCCGGCCCATCCGACCGATCCAGCCGATTCGCCCGATCCGACCGCGTTGGCCGGGGTCGCCGAGCTGGCACGTACAGGTTCCTGA
- a CDS encoding HAD-IB family hydrolase has product MLCLVENRFLPRTAAFFDLDKTVIAKSSTLTFSKSFYQGGLINRRAVLRTAYAQFVFLAGGADHDQMERMREYLSSLCKGWNVQQVKEIVAETLHDLIDPIIYDEAATLIEEHHTAGRDVVIVSTSGAEVVEPIGELLGADRVVATRMVVGDDGCFTGEVEYYAYGPTKAEAIRALAVSEGYDLARCYAYSDSATDVPMLESVGHPHAVNPDRALRREATLREWPILVFDRPVRLKQRLPSLSMPPRPALMAAAAVGAAAITAGLVWYTARRRAATASA; this is encoded by the coding sequence ATGCTCTGCCTTGTGGAAAACCGCTTCTTGCCGCGCACGGCCGCCTTCTTTGACCTGGACAAGACGGTCATTGCGAAGTCTTCGACGCTGACCTTCAGCAAGTCCTTCTACCAAGGCGGGCTGATCAACCGCCGCGCCGTACTGCGCACTGCGTACGCGCAGTTCGTCTTCCTCGCCGGGGGCGCAGATCACGACCAGATGGAGCGGATGCGTGAATACCTCTCATCGCTCTGCAAGGGCTGGAACGTGCAGCAGGTGAAGGAAATTGTCGCCGAGACCCTGCACGACCTGATCGACCCGATCATCTACGACGAGGCTGCGACGCTCATTGAGGAGCACCACACCGCCGGACGCGATGTGGTCATCGTCTCCACATCGGGCGCCGAGGTCGTGGAACCCATCGGCGAGCTACTGGGCGCCGACCGCGTCGTCGCCACACGCATGGTCGTCGGCGACGACGGATGCTTCACCGGCGAGGTGGAGTACTACGCGTACGGCCCGACGAAGGCCGAGGCCATCAGGGCACTCGCCGTATCGGAAGGCTATGACCTCGCCCGCTGCTACGCGTACAGCGATTCGGCGACCGATGTGCCGATGCTGGAGTCCGTCGGCCATCCGCACGCGGTCAATCCGGACCGTGCGTTGCGCCGCGAGGCCACTCTCCGGGAATGGCCGATTCTCGTCTTCGACCGCCCGGTCCGGCTCAAGCAACGCCTGCCCTCACTCTCCATGCCGCCACGACCTGCGCTCATGGCCGCGGCAGCGGTGGGTGCGGCCGCCATCACAGCGGGCCTCGTCTGGTACACCGCCCGGCGTCGCGCGGCCACAGCCTCTGCATGA
- a CDS encoding ATP-binding protein, with the protein MKIAFVGKGGSGKTTLSSLFIRHLAANEAHVVAVDADINQHLGAALGLDEEEAAALPAMGAQLPLIKEYLRGSNPRIASAETMIKTTPPGEGSRLLRVCEDNPVYDACARTVGLDDGDIRLMATGPFTESDLGVACYHSKVGAVELCLNHLVDGPEEYVVVDMTAGSDSFASGMFTRFDMTFLVAEPTRKGVSVYRQYKEYARDFGVALKVVGNKVQGEDDLEFLRSEVGEDLLVTIGHSDWVRAMEKGRPARFELLEADNRMALQALQDAAEDSYGRRDWDRYTRQMVHFHLKNAESWGNAKTGADLAAQVDPSFVLDERYTRVGAGQPA; encoded by the coding sequence ATGAAGATCGCTTTCGTAGGGAAGGGCGGCAGCGGCAAGACCACGCTGTCCTCGCTCTTCATCCGCCACCTTGCCGCCAATGAAGCTCACGTCGTCGCGGTGGACGCCGACATCAACCAACACCTCGGGGCCGCGCTCGGCCTCGACGAGGAGGAGGCTGCCGCACTGCCCGCCATGGGAGCGCAGCTGCCCCTGATCAAGGAGTACCTGCGCGGCAGCAATCCCCGCATCGCATCGGCCGAGACGATGATCAAGACGACGCCGCCGGGTGAGGGTTCCCGGCTGCTGCGGGTGTGCGAGGACAACCCGGTCTACGACGCCTGCGCCCGCACGGTCGGGCTCGACGACGGGGACATCCGGCTGATGGCCACGGGACCGTTCACCGAGTCCGATCTGGGTGTGGCCTGCTACCACTCCAAGGTCGGCGCGGTCGAGCTGTGCCTCAACCATCTCGTCGACGGTCCCGAGGAGTACGTCGTGGTCGACATGACCGCGGGTTCGGACTCGTTCGCCTCCGGGATGTTCACCCGGTTCGACATGACGTTCCTGGTCGCCGAGCCGACCCGTAAGGGCGTCTCGGTCTACCGCCAGTACAAGGAGTACGCACGGGACTTCGGCGTCGCGCTGAAGGTCGTCGGCAACAAGGTGCAGGGCGAGGACGACCTGGAGTTCCTCCGCTCCGAGGTCGGCGAGGACCTGCTGGTCACCATCGGCCACTCCGACTGGGTGCGGGCCATGGAGAAGGGGCGCCCCGCCCGCTTCGAACTGCTGGAGGCCGACAACCGAATGGCGCTGCAGGCACTGCAGGACGCCGCGGAGGACTCGTACGGCCGACGGGACTGGGACCGGTACACGCGACAGATGGTGCACTTCCATTTGAAGAACGCCGAGAGCTGGGGCAATGCCAAGACCGGGGCCGACCTGGCCGCCCAGGTCGACCCCTCTTTCGTGCTCGACGAGCGGTACACCCGCGTAGGGGCCGGTCAGCCAGCCTGA
- a CDS encoding TadA family conjugal transfer-associated ATPase, with protein MTEALLDAVRRRLAQSGAAPTPAGVAAALRAQGRLLGDAEVLGTADELRGELVGTGVLEPLLADPAVTDVLVSAPDRVWVDRGGGLEITSVTFADAAAVRRLAQRLAAVAGRRLDDARPWVDARLPDGTRMHAVLPPVSVGSTCLSLRVVRPKAFSLRELVAAGTVPPGGDRVLRALVEARVSYLISGGTGAGKTTLLSSLLGAVGEQERIVLAEDSAELRPDHPHVVRLESRPANQEGAGRVTLRDLVRQALRMRPDRLVVGEVRGAEVTELLAALNTGHEGGCGTVHANAAEHVPARLEALGTSAGLDRTALHSQLAAALSVVVHLVRDRSGRRRISEIQVLERDAAGLVVTVPALRWGASGFERERGWERLRSLIGGER; from the coding sequence ATGACGGAGGCGCTGCTGGACGCGGTGCGGCGGCGGCTGGCGCAGAGCGGGGCCGCGCCGACCCCTGCGGGGGTGGCGGCCGCGTTACGGGCCCAGGGGAGGCTGCTCGGGGACGCCGAAGTGTTGGGGACGGCGGACGAGTTGCGAGGCGAGCTGGTGGGGACCGGAGTGCTGGAACCGCTCCTCGCCGACCCCGCGGTCACGGATGTCCTGGTGTCCGCACCCGACCGGGTGTGGGTGGACCGGGGCGGCGGGCTCGAAATCACCTCGGTGACCTTCGCCGACGCGGCCGCGGTCCGCAGGCTCGCGCAGCGGCTCGCGGCCGTTGCGGGGCGGCGCCTGGACGACGCCAGGCCCTGGGTGGACGCACGGCTTCCGGACGGGACCCGGATGCATGCCGTGCTGCCGCCGGTGTCGGTCGGGTCGACGTGCCTGTCCCTCCGGGTGGTCCGGCCGAAGGCCTTCTCGCTGAGGGAACTGGTCGCGGCGGGCACGGTACCGCCGGGCGGCGACCGGGTGCTGCGGGCCCTGGTCGAGGCCCGGGTGTCCTACCTCATCAGCGGGGGGACGGGTGCGGGCAAGACAACGCTCCTCTCCAGTCTGCTGGGTGCCGTGGGGGAGCAGGAGCGGATCGTGCTCGCCGAGGACTCGGCAGAACTTCGTCCCGACCATCCGCACGTGGTGCGCCTCGAATCGCGCCCGGCGAACCAGGAAGGCGCCGGCCGGGTGACCCTCCGGGACCTGGTGCGACAGGCGCTGCGCATGCGCCCCGACAGGCTGGTGGTCGGAGAGGTGCGAGGGGCCGAGGTCACCGAGCTGCTGGCAGCTCTGAACACAGGCCACGAGGGCGGCTGCGGAACGGTTCACGCGAATGCGGCCGAGCATGTCCCGGCCCGGCTGGAGGCCCTGGGGACCTCCGCCGGCCTGGACCGGACCGCCCTGCACAGCCAGTTGGCGGCGGCGCTGTCGGTGGTGGTCCATCTCGTACGGGACCGGTCCGGCCGGCGAAGGATCTCCGAGATCCAGGTGCTGGAACGGGATGCGGCCGGCCTGGTGGTCACCGTCCCGGCACTGCGCTGGGGTGCATCCGGATTCGAGCGGGAGCGGGGCTGGGAGCGGCTGCGCTCTCTGATCGGGGGCGAACGATGA
- a CDS encoding type II secretion system F family protein: MSGGTPVGVPEVVHAAALCAGAAAWLVVVARSQRLRRARVLFVAGLTDAALRKGWEHGVSRCRVWLRGRREWLCLPVALVLAALGESVLPVIAGLVAVPLVRRWLRGRELRKDLERRADGVVDLCGAVVGELRAGQEPGRALLVAVQSTGAMGAAGAGVSAAARFGGDVPTALGQAACEPGLEGLAGVAACWRVAADGGAGLAAGLDRLEGALRAERCRREELRAQLAGAWSTVVVLALLPVLGIGLGSALGADPLRVLLHSTAGLACLVMGGLLEAAGIVWAARIVRKAEAA; encoded by the coding sequence ATGAGCGGGGGCACGCCGGTGGGAGTGCCGGAAGTGGTGCACGCGGCCGCGTTGTGTGCGGGCGCTGCGGCCTGGCTCGTGGTGGTCGCACGGAGTCAACGACTCCGTAGAGCACGGGTGTTGTTCGTCGCAGGGCTGACGGATGCGGCTCTTCGAAAGGGCTGGGAGCACGGCGTGAGCCGGTGTCGTGTGTGGCTGAGGGGGCGGCGGGAGTGGTTGTGCCTGCCGGTGGCGCTGGTGCTGGCTGCGCTCGGTGAGTCCGTGCTGCCGGTGATCGCGGGCCTGGTCGCGGTGCCGTTGGTGCGGCGGTGGCTGCGGGGGAGGGAGCTGCGTAAGGACCTGGAGCGCCGGGCCGATGGGGTGGTGGACCTGTGCGGCGCGGTGGTGGGTGAACTGAGGGCAGGCCAGGAGCCGGGGCGGGCGTTGCTGGTCGCGGTCCAGAGCACGGGGGCGATGGGTGCGGCCGGAGCGGGGGTGTCGGCGGCGGCACGGTTCGGGGGCGATGTCCCGACCGCCCTGGGCCAGGCGGCGTGCGAGCCGGGGCTGGAAGGGCTCGCGGGGGTGGCCGCCTGCTGGCGGGTGGCGGCGGACGGCGGGGCCGGACTCGCGGCCGGACTGGACCGCCTGGAGGGTGCGTTACGGGCCGAGCGGTGTCGGCGGGAAGAGCTGCGGGCCCAGTTGGCCGGGGCGTGGTCGACGGTGGTGGTGCTGGCCCTGCTGCCGGTGCTGGGCATCGGACTCGGATCCGCGCTCGGGGCTGATCCGTTGAGGGTTCTGCTGCACAGCACGGCCGGGCTGGCCTGT